A portion of the Lolium rigidum isolate FL_2022 chromosome 1, APGP_CSIRO_Lrig_0.1, whole genome shotgun sequence genome contains these proteins:
- the LOC124665066 gene encoding probable inactive DNA (cytosine-5)-methyltransferase DRM1B, translating into MVKTSIFLYYYSSFCALNPEFVSLTTKPFDLAQHGGSTSGRSAADGDGEQRGRGFLLGQHGAGSSGLRAGDGDGEQRARGFLLGQHGAGSSGVRAGDGDGEWRARGIQLGQHGRGPSGLRAGDGDGERRARRFQLGQPRGSTSASTTSGWNGATKPPPPPPRDVSERPGSSRQDAACLARLMVAHFIEMGFPAEKVAMALEHAGRGGGGDTEADVLQWLLDQQKGSSRQGAAHLTSPMSTHFTRMGFSAEEVAMATHFTGMGFSAEEVAMALENARGGRAEEAVVLQWLFDHRETDEGFSSSIDLEGFSSSSGDLEVISSPTDLETFDEELTESEKFFKLVEMGFTSNEASAAITRCGGNEPLYVLADAIYATQIGNIGSSGDNQVECQRKRRRTNIELLRHVERASGRRMVGFGVPNGEMDMTISRKLPGIAEGPPYFYFENVACALRGVWDEMSRSLYNIEPEYVDSKYFCAASRKRGYIHNLPIAGRFPLLPIQSRSIKDAFPRTKEWWPQWDKRERLNCIQTVMAPATASKFVRKVLTDCDGIPSKSDQKKILDKCRQWNLIWVGPKTVATLDPDEVESVMGFPKYHTRSFTNTERYKSLGNSFQKSTKVSSGRGGRKRSRVES; encoded by the exons ATGGTAAAAACTTCAATCTTTTTATATTACTACTCCTCGTTTTGTGCACTTAATCCCGAATTTGTCTCTCTCACAACAAAGCCCTTCGATTTGGCGCAGCACGGAGGCAGCACCTCCGGCCGGAGCGCCGCCGACGGGGACGGCGAACAGCGGGGGCGCGGCTTTCTGCTTGGCCAGCACGGGGCCGGCTCCTCCGGCCTGCGCGCTGGCGACGGGGACGGCGAACAGCGGGCGCGCGGCTTTCTGCTTGGCCAGCACGGGGCCGGCTCCTCCGGCGTGCGCGCCGGCGACGGGGACGGCGAATGGCGGGCCCGCGGCATCCAGCTTGGCCAGCACGGGCGCGGCCCCTCCGGCCTGCGCGCTGGTGACGGGGACGGCGAACGGCGGGCGCGTCGCTTTCAGCTTGGCCAGCCCAGGGGCAGCACGAGCGCATCTACCACCAGCGGATGGAACGGCGCCACAaaacccccgccgccgccgccgcgggacgTCTCGGAGAGGCCG GGTTCCTCGCGGCAGGACGCAGCGTGTTTGGCAAGGCTGATGGTCGCCCACTTCATCGAGATGGGGTTCCCTGCAGAGAAGGTCGCCATGGCTCTCGAACAtgctggaagaggaggaggaggagacacgGAGGCAGACGTCCTGCAGTGGCTGCTTGATCAACAGAAG GGTTCCTCACGGCAGGGCGCTGCGCATTTGACAAGCCCGATGTCCACCCACTTCACCAGGATGGGGTTTTCCGCGGAGGAGGTTGCCATGGCCACCCACTTCACTGGGATGGGGTTTTCCGCGGAGGAGGTTGCCATGGCTCTCGAGAACGCTAGAGGAGGAAGAGCCGAGGAGGCAGTTGTCCTGCAGTGGCTGTTTGATCATCGGGAG ACTGATGAGGGATTCAGCTCATCAATTGATTTAGAAGGGTTCAGCAGCTCATCAGGGGACTTAGAGGTGATCAGCTCACCAACAGATCTAGAG ACATTTGATGAAGAACTCACAGAGAGTGAGAAGTTTTTCAAACTTGTTGAAATGGGCTTTACAAGCAATGAGGCCTCTGCAGCCATTACCAGATGTG GTGGGAACGAACCGCTTTATGTACTAGCTGATGCAATATATGCTACACAGATAGGCAATATAGGCAGTAGTGGTGATAATCAAGTAGAATGTCAACGAAAAAGAAGGAGAACCAATATCGAACTGTTGCGACATGTGGAGAGGGCCTCTGGTAGACGCATGGTTGGCTTTGGTGTTCCAAATGGAGAGATGGACATGACAATATCTAGAAAACTACCTGGTATAGCTGAAGGCCCGCCGTATTTTTATTTCGAGAATGTCGCGTGTGCTCTACGAGGAGTTTGGGACGAAATGTCTAGATCTCTCTACAACATAGAGCCAGAATACGTTGACTCGAAGTACTTCTGTGCAGCATCAAGAAAGCGAGGATACATCCACAATCTTCCTATAGCTGGAAGATTTCCTCTCCTTCCGATTCAGTCGAGATCAATAAAGGATGCCTTTCCCAGGACAAAAGAATGGTGGCCACAGTGGGACAAAAGAGAACGGTTAAATTGCATACAGACAGTTATGGCCCCTGCCACGGCATCCAAATTTGTTCGAAAGGTGCTCACAGATTGTGATGGCATCCCGAGTAAATCTGATCAGAAGAAAATCCTTGACAAATGTAGACAATGGAATCTTATCTGGGTTGGACCCAAAACAGTTGCTACATTAGATCCAGATGAAGTGGAGTCAGTGATGGGCTTCCCAAAATATCACACTAGAAGTTTTACCAACACGGAGAGATACAAGTCCCTTGGGAATTCATTTCAG AAGTCAACCAAGGTGTCCTCAGGACGTGGTGGGAGAAAACGAAGCAGAGTGGAGAGCTGA